Below is a window of Halolamina sp. CBA1230 DNA.
CGGCCGCGGAGCCGTCCATGTACGTCCGGAGCTCGTCGTACGTTTCGTAGCGAGCCGTCTCCACGTCGGTCGCCATCGCGTCGACGAACGTGTTCACGTCCGACGCGGGGATGCCGTGGCGCTCGCGGATCTCGGCGAACGCCGCGAGCACGGGGTCGTCGGTGGGCTCCTCGCCCAGCGCCGCCCGGCGGAACGACTCCAGGCGCTCGGCCCGCTCGGCGGGGTCGAGCTCGTTGTCGCCGTCGACCACCTCGTCGGCGACGCGGAAGAAGGCGTACAGCACGTACGTCGGGTGGCGCACCCGCTCGGGGAGAAAGCGCGTCGCGACGTAGAACGTCTTGCCCGTCTCGCGATGGATCCGTTTGCTGCGGGCGAGCTGTTGTCGTTCGACCATCGTGGGGGCGACACTCGGGGGGTAGGGAGCAGTCGCGTGACCGAACGATGGGTCCGGAGCGGCTTAACAGTGCGGCACAGTGGCATTCAGTAGAACGTGTCCGCGCAGTCGAACACCACGCCGTGCTGGGGACAGACGTACTCGCAGTGGCGGTGGACCATCGGCTCCCCGCAGTGCGGGCAGGGGCGGCCGGGCGCGGTGGTCTCCTCGGCGTCGCTCACGGGTCGTCGTGGGCGCCCCACCGAGAAAGCAGTTTCGAGCGCCGTGCCACGGAGCGAACGCTTTCCCCCACGGAGCCCCACTTCGCGCGCATGTACCGTCCGAGCCGGGAGCGATCGGTTGAGGCCGCCCTCGCGGCCGTCGCCGCCGTCGCGGGGTCGCTGCTCGCCGCCGGCAACACGCCGGCGTTCGTCGGCGCCGGCGCGGCCGCGGTCGTCCGGGACACGGCACCCGGGTTCGTCGCCGCGGTGGTCAGATCGCTCGGCGACCTCGCGCAGCCGCTGTTAGTGGCTGTCACGGGGCTTCTCCTGCTCGGTACGTACGCGGCAGCCACAGTGCTGGCTCGGCAGTACGCCGACGGTACCGCGCCTCGCACGGCGGCGACGCTCGCGCTCGCCGGCGGGGTCACGCTGCTGCTCACCGGGAGCCCCGTGAGCGCGCTCGGCGCGGGCGTCGCGAGTGCGGCGGTCGTTGTCGCGGCGACCCTCTCACTCGGCTCGGACCCGTCTGAGGACACCTCGCCGGCCCGTCGTCGCCTGTTGCAGGCCGGCGCTGCCACGCTCGCTGCGCTGGCGGCGAGTGCGGTCCGCCTCGGCGGCTCGGGCTCGTCGGGGACGGGCAGCCCCGAGCCGCCGGACCCGGCCGCCCAGTCGCTGCTCTCGACTGCAGAGACGCGCTCGCTCTCGCTGCCGAACGCCGACGGGCTGGTCTCGGAAGGGTTCTACACCGTCGACATCGCGACGGTCGCCCCGAACCTCGGCGGCGACTGGGAACTCACAGTCACCGGCGAGGTGCCCGAGGAGCGGTCGTTCAGCCTCTCGGAGCTCCGGTCGTTCGAGGGCGAACGGCGGTTCGTCACGCTGCGCTGTGTGAGCGACCGCCTGAACGGCGAGAAGATCGACACCGCGCTCTGGGACGGCGTGCCGATCGAAACCGTGCTCGACGCCGCCGACGCGCCCGAGAGCTGCTGTGTCACGCTCCACGCGGCCGACGACTACTTCGTCTCGTTCCCCCGTGAGGCGCTCGACCCCGGACTGCTGGCGTGGGGGATGAACGGCCGGCCGCTCCCGCGAGCCCACGGCGCGCCGGTCCGGACGCTCGTCCCGGGCCACTGGGGCGAGACCAACGCCAAGTGGCTCACGGAGATCGAGATCCGCGAGGAACCGGAGGACGGCTACTGGGAGCAGCGCGGCTGGGAGGGGACGGGCGAGGTGAACACGGTCGCCAAGCTCCACAGCACCACCGTTCAGGACGGGACGGTCCGGGTCGGCGGCCACGCCTACGCCGGCACCCGCGGGGTCCGGGCCGTCGAGGTGTCGACCGACGGCGGCGACTCCTGGACCGAGGCGACGCTCTCCGACCCCTTACCGGGCGCGACGCCGCTCGACGCCGAGGAGCCCGACCCCGACGGTGAGGCCGTCGACGCGTGGCGCATGTGGGAACACGAGTACGAGGCGACCGACGAGCACGAGGTGGTGGTGCGGGCGGTCGACGGCGACGGGACCGTCCAACCCGAGGAACAGGGTGGGGCCTACCCCTCGGGTGCGACGGGGTGGGTCAGCGAGACGATCGCGGTCTGACCCCGAAAAACCGCGTTTCGGCCTACGAACACCCGGAACCGGCGTGGGAGTTATCCCGACACGGAGTTAATTCAGCCGACATGGCACGGTCCGAGTCGCTCGGCCTCCTCCTCGACCAGGCGCAGGACAAGATCGCGCTGCTTTCGGAGGACGGCACGTTCACGTACGTGAACGCCGCGGCCGAGCGGATCCTCGGGTTCGAGCCCGACGAGCTCGTGGGGGAGAACGCGTTCGAGTTCGTCCACCCCGACGATGTCGACGACGTCCGCGGCACGTTCGATCGGGCAGTCCGGAAGAACTCCTTCGCCGAGGAGACGGCGGCGTACCGCCACCGGTGCAGCGACGGCGACTGGGTGTGGCTGGAGAGCCGGATGTCGAACCTCACCGACGACCCGCTCGACGGCTACGTGGTCAGCTCGCGGGACGTGACCGACCGCGTGCGGGCCGAACGCGAGCGCGAGGAGACTGCCGCGCGGCTCGAGGAGATCGCGGCCGTCGCCAGCGACGTGCTCTGGATGTTCGACGCCGACTGGTCGGAGCTGCTGTTCGTCAACCCCGCCTACGAGGAGATCTTCGGGGGGTCGATCGAGGACGTCCGGGGGGACCCCGACGCGTTCCTCGACGCGATCCACCCCGAGGACCGGCCGGCGGTCGTGGACGCGATGGGCTGTCTCTCGGCGGGCAACTCCGTCGAGATGGAGTACCGCGTCAACCCCGAGGCGGAGTACAAGCGCTGGGTGTGGGTGCAGGCCGAGCCGATCACGCGGGACGGCGAGGTGGTCCGGATCGCGGGGTTCGCACGGGACATCACCGACCGCCGGCGGCGGGAGCGTCAGCTGGTCGTGATGGACAACCTCCTGCGGCACAACCTCCGGAACGACCTCAACGTCGTGCTCGGGAAGGCCGACATCATCGAGGAGACGCTCCCCGAGGCGTCGGAGCACACCGCGATCATCCGTCGGGTGGGGAAGCAGCTCCTCCAGACCGCCGAGAAGGAGCGCAACGTCATCGACCTGCTGACCGAGCAGCCGGGGCGCGAACGGATCGAGTTCCACGGGACGGTCGCCGAAAGCGTCGAGTCCGTGCGGGAGCACCACCCTGACTGCACGATCGAGGTGGACGGACTCGAGCCGGCGGTCGTCCGCGGCCGGCCGGAGCTCGGGCTGGCCGTGATCGAACTGCTTGAGAACGCGGTCCAGCATGCCGACGGCGAGCCGTGGGTCCGAGTCAGCCTGCGCCGCGTCGGCGCCCACGCCGAACTCACCGTCGCGGACGACCACGCGCCGATCCCGGCGATCGAGGCGGACGTGCTGACCGGCGACCACGACATGACGAACGTCTACCACAGCAGCGGGCTGGGGTTCTGGCTCGTCTACTGGGCCGTCGAACTGTCGAACGGCCACGTCGCCGTCCACTCCGGGGACGACGGCAACCACATCACCGTCTCGGTCCCGCTGGATCGCGAACCGTAGCGCCGCCGGCGAAAAAGAACGGAGAACCGCGCTACCCTAACACTCGCTCCAGCCGCAGGACTCGCAGGTCTTGCAGCCTTCGGAGTAGTAGAGGCTCATCGAGCCACAGTCCGGACACTCCGGGCTCTCGCCCGAGGCGATCAGGTCGCTCGTCGCGTCGTCCTCGGTGGCGGCATCCGCGGCGCCTGCGGCGTCGTCGATGTCGACGTTCGTCGGCTCGCCCAGCGACTCGGCGGCCGCCCCGCCGTCGGTGGAGGGCTCGGCCGACTCCTCGTCGAGCTCGTCGATCGTCTGCTGCTGGGGGATCCCCTTGTCGATCTCGCCGTCGAGGTAGCGCCGCATCGCCGTCCCGATGGCGTCCGGGATCGACTGGATCTGCTCACCCTTGTCCCAGGCGACCTTCGGGCTGCGGATCCCCTGGAGTTCGCTGGCGACCTCCTCGGGATCGACGCCCGAGCGCAGCGAGGTGGAGATGGTCTTCGCCAGCGCCTCGGTGAAGGAGGCGGTGAACCCGCCGGAGTTGCCGATGTTGGCGAACAGCTCGAACGGCTCGCCGGTCTGGGGGTCCTCGTTGATGTTGACGTACAGCTTCCCGTAGCCGGTGTCGATGCGCTGGGTGACGCCGTGGAGCACGTCCGGGCGCGGGCGCTTCCGGCCCAGCGGCGTCTCCTCGCCGTCGGCCTCGGCCAGCAGCTGCTCGACCTGCGTGTCGAGGGCGGCCTGGACGTCCTCGTTCTCGAGGAACCCTTCGAGCCCGCCGAACACCTCGGTGATCTGCTCGACGAGCGCCTCGGCGGCCTCGTCCTCGTCGGCGAACTCGGTGTTGTCGGCGCGGGTGGTGAGCACCTGCTTGCTGCGGGTGCCGTCGCGGTAGTAGGTGACGCCCTTGCCGCCGTTGTCGTACACGTACTCGAACGCCTCCTTGGCGTCGTCGACGCTGGCGTCGTTGGGCGCGTTGACCGTCTTCGAGATGGCGGAGTCGACGCCGGCCTGTGCGGCACACTGGATCGAGGCGTGCTGCTTGGCGCTCAGGTCGCCGGTGACCACGAACAGCTCGCCCAGCGCGTTGGGGACCGTCTCCAGCCCCTCGACGCCGTCGAACTCGTTGTTGGCCATCTGCTCCTGTGCCTCCTCCTTGACGGCCTGCACGTCGATACCGTTGTCCTCCAGGGCGCGCAGGAAGTAGTCGTCGAACTCGACGAGCATCTCGTCGCCCTGCACGTCGCCGGAGACGTTCTTGTAGTAGGCGACGTTGTAGATCGGCTCACAGCCGCCGGTCGTGTTGCCGATCATCGACGTCGTCCCGGTCGGCGCGATCGTCGTCGTGTTGTGGTTGCGAACCGGGTAGCCGTCTTCCCAGTCCTGCGGGTCCTCGCCGGTGTGGTGCTCGAACCAGTCGGGGTAGGCCGTCGGGTCGGCGTACTTCGAGTCGTCCCAGTCGGCGAAAGTGCCCCGCTCCTCGGCGAGCTCGTGGCTGGCGTCCTTCGACCCGTGGTTGATGTGGGTCATCAGCTGGCGGGCGATCTCGTCGGCGTCGTCGGTGCCGTAGCGCACGCCGAGCTGGATGTACAGCTGGGCCAGCCCCATCACGCCGAGGCCGATCTTGCGCATCTCCCGGACCTTCTGCTCGATCTCCTCGACCGGGAAATCCGACATCGTGACCACGTTCTCGAGGAAGCGCGTGCCGTAGGCGATGCGGTGGTCGAAGTCCTCCCAGTTCATCGCTTCGTCGAGGAACGCCGACACCGCCTCCTCGTGGGAGTCGTACTCGTCTTCGTGCTCCTCGGACCAGACGCGCCAGTCCGGCGCGTCCTGTGCCGCGAGCGTGGAGAGGTTGATGTGGCCGAGGTTACAGGCCTCGTACTCCTCCAGGGGCTGCTCGCCGCAGGGGTTGGTCGCGAGGATGCGGTGGTCGGGATGCTCCTCGACGTCGAAGGAGTGGCGCTTGTTGACGCGCTCGAGGTAGATCACGCCCGGTTCGCCGTTCTCGTGGGCGCCCTCGACGATCTGCTCCCAGAGCTCCTCTGCGGGCACCGAGAGCACCTCGCCGACCTCGACGTGCTCGCCGAGACCGAACATCTCGTACAGCTCCTTCGTCTCCGGCGTGGCGACGTGGGGCTCCTCCGTCCGGGGGTTGGTGAACGTGAACTCCTCGCCCTCTTTCAGCGCCTCCATGAACCCGTCGGTGACGCCGACGGAGATGTTGAAGTTCGAGAGGTGCCCCTCGACGGCGTTGCGAAGGTGTTCGGGCACGCGCCCCTCGTCGTCGATGAGCTCGCGGGCCTCCTCCAGCGCCTCCTGGAAGGAGTTGTGCGTGAAGTCGTCTGGGTCGTTCAGCCGCAGCGTGTTCGCCAGCGAGACGTCCTTGTTCTTGGCGTGGATGAACTGGATGACGTCGGGGTGCGAGACGCGCATGACGCCCATCTGGGCGCCCCGTCGGGCGCCGCCCTGGGCGATCGTCTCACACATCTGGTCGAACGTCCGCATGAACGTGATCGGGCCCGAGGCGATCCCGCCGGTCGAGCCGACGGCGTCGCCGTACGGGCGGAGCTTCCAGAACGCGTACCCCATCCCGCCGCCGGACTGGAACACTTCGGCGGCCTCCTTGGCCGTCTGGTGGATATCCGTGATGTCGTCGGCAGGAGAGTCGACGAAACAGGCAGAGAGCTGCTGGAGTTCGTCGCCCGCGTTCATCAGCGTGGGCGAGTTCGGCATGAAGGAGAGATCCGTCATCAGCGTCTCGAACTCCTCGCGGGTCTCCCGGACCGCGCCGGCGATCCCGTCGTCGAGTTCGGGGACGACGGTGTCGTAGGCGAACTTGTTGACGTTGTGTTCGGTGAGGACGGTCTCGGTGTCTGCCTCGGCGTCGAACCCTTTGCCGAACACCTCCTCGGCGAGCTCGTCGCGGCGCGGGTGGTCGGGCTTGAGCTGGTCGGGCGTGACCGTCACCTCGACGTCCCGGCGCTCGGCCTCGTACACCGCCTCGGCCAGCGCGATGTTCTTCGCAACGCGGGCGAACAGCTCCTCCTGGCTCTCGACGACCTCGCCGTCGGCGTCCTTCCGGAGGTAGCGGGCCGGCAGGATGTTCTCGTAGGCGTTGTCGGTCAGCCGGTCCGCCAGCGTGTCGCCGTCGGTGCGCTTGATCGGAAGCGTCAGCTCGTCGGCGCCGAGGTCGGGCGTGCTCACTGCGCGCTCACCCCGTGTGGCCGAATGCGGGTCTCGTCGGTGGTGGGTAGATCGAACATCTGTGACGGACAAGTCCTATTCCGTGGACCCCCATTAACCGTTTGGTTCCCGGTACGGTTGTAGTAGTACAACTCCATTTGTTCTCCCCGAGTGCTGTCGCTGGTCATAGTGTGAGGCGTGTTGCCGCCGTCGCGGCGTTCGTGTGTCGGTTGGGTAGCGGTCGGTATAACCTTGACCGAACCGCGGTGAAACTGAAACCTGGTCGACGGGACCACGGGTACTTCACGTGGTTTTCGACCCGAACAGAAGGGGTGTTGGCGGCGAAGCGCGGCGCTGGCCGGCACCGTTTTGCCTCGTCGGACGGAACTTCTCGACGTGTACGACGACGTACTACTCCCGGTCGCGCTCGGGGAGGCCGAGGAGGACCCGGCGATCGACCGGGCGCTGGACCTGGCGGATCGCTACGACGCAACCCTGCATCTCGTGAGTGCGGTCGATCCCGCGGTGTTCGATCCGATGACCGTCGAGGCGCAGAAGCTTCACGAGCTGCTGGGGGAGGAAGCCGAGGAAACCGTCGAGGCAGCTGCCGAGCGCGCCAGCGATCGCGGGCTCGACGTCGAGACTCGGACCGGTCGCGGCCCGGCCGCGGAGGTAGTCGTCGACTACGCCGAGGACGTGGACGTGGTGGTGATGGCGACGCACGGCCGCGAGGGGCTGGAACACGCGCTGCTCGGGAGCGTCACCGAGAAGGTCGTCCGTCAGTCCCCGGCGCCGGTGCTGACGGTCCCCCGGTAGATGCGCGCGTTCAGGCTGGCCTACGACGGGCGGGAGTTCTACGGCTTCCAGCGACAGCCCGACGTGTCGACCGTCGAGGGGCGGCTGCTCGCCACGCTCGCCGCGGCGGGGGTCACCGACGAGGGCGAGACGCCGCCGGGGTACGCTGCGGCAGGCCGCACCGACGCCGGCGTCTCTGCGATTGCGCAGACGATCGCGTTCGAGGCTCCGGACTGGTGCACCCCTGCGGCGCTCAACGGCCGGCTCCCGGGGTCGGTCCGGGCGTGGGCCGCCGCCGACGTGTCCGACGAGTTCCACGCGACGCACTCGGCCAGCCGACGCAGCTACACCTACCACCTGCACGCGCCGGACGCGGACGCCGGTCACGAATCGCACAGCGATTCGTTAGCCAACCAGAAATCTTCGATTTCTGGTGACGACGCTGCGCGCGAGGCCGCCGAGCGACTCTCCGGCGAGCACGACTTCCACAACTTCACCAGCGACGAGACGGGGACGGTCCGGGATGTCGAGGTGGGCGTCGAACGCGACGGGGAGTTCCTCGTCGTCACCGTCTCGGCGGGCGGGTTCCCCCGAGGGTTCGTCCGCCGGCTGGTGGGTGTGCTCGCGGAGGTCGCCGTCGACGGCCAGTCGCTCGCGCGGATCGACGAGGTGTTGAGCGACGAGTCGCTGCAGGGTGGCCGGGGCGTCCCGCGGATGCCGCCCGAACCGCTGGTGCTGACGGGCGTCGAGTACCCCGACGTGACGTTCGCGGTCGACGAGGAAGCTATCGAGAGCGCCCGGGGCGTGTTCGGCCAGCGCCGCGCGGGCGCGCTGGAGCGCGTTCGCGTGACGGAGACGATACTCTCCGGGCTGGAGTGAGTCCGTCCTTTTTGTCGCTGGGCAGTGTTGGGCCACCGTGATCCGGACACAGGTGTGCTGGGACGCGACGATTCGGATCGTCGTGGGCGCCGCCGTCGTCGGCGGGGGGCTGGTGGCGGCGGCGGCGCTGTTCGGGGTCGCGGTGATCGGCTGGCTGCTCGCGATCATGGTCGCGGCCCCGGCGACGCTGTTCGGGACGTTCCTCGCCACGAAGGGGCTCTGGCTGGTGGTCGAGGCGGCGACCCGGGAAACCGTCGAGGGGGCGCCGCGGAGCGAGTCGCTGACCGAAGAGTGAGCCGTCACGCGAGCGACGGTGTTCGGCACACCGAGCGATAGTTCGGGCGAACGCTTTTGCGAAAGCACGCGGTAGTAACGGTCATGGCCGAACGGGAGAGCCGTCGCGTCGCTCACGACCTCATGAGCGAGCCCCATATCGCCGGACGTCGAGTCAGCGTCCGCCAGGTGTTCGCACTCGTCGAGAAGCGCGGTGTCGACCCCGAAACGGTCGCCGATCGGTTCGACCTCGACGTGGCGGACGTCTACCACGCCCTCGCGTACTACCACGACCATCCGCGCGAGATGAGCGAGGTCGAAGCCGAACGCGACGACGCGTTCGAAACGTTCCGGGAGTCGATCGACCGACCCGAGGACGTCGAACCCGACACCGCCTGAGATGGCCGAATGGCGGTTTCTCCTCGACGAGAACGTCGACCCGAAGGTGGCAAACTACCTCGAGAAAGAGGATCTGTTCGCCGTCCACGTTCGGGAGACGGTCGGGCAGGGAGCAGACGACGAGGACGACGTGCTCCCATACGCTCGAGAAAACGACCTCGTCGTCGTCACGAGCGACGTGAAAGACTTCGGTGCGATCCCGAGTGAGGCGCACGCTGGTGTCGTGCTGCTCTACGACGATACGATGCCCGCCTATCAGGTCGCGTCCGCGCTTCTCACGATGGTCGACGCGTATCCGAGTCGGGACGCGTTCGCAGGCCGGGAAGAACTCGACTCGTGGAGTTGAATCGACCCGCCCTACTCCCACCCCTCGGGCCACAGCGACGCCGCCTTCATCCCCGTCTCGAAGTCGAGCTCCCGGAACGCCTCGACCAGCTCCTCTTGCTCCAGCCGCTCGGCGTCGGTCGACGCCAGCTCGTCGACCAGTAGCGCGGTCAGCACGCCGTGTTCCCGGAGGTTCCGCTCGTCGACCTTGTCCCGCGTGTCGGCGTGGGTGTGCCCCCAGCCGCGGCCGCGCTCCCCGCTGTCGCTGTGGAGTTGGACCGACGGGACGCCCGCGCGGACGAACGGCCACTGGTCGCTGAACGGGTGGGGGTCGGACTCCACCTCGATCGGCTGGTTCGCGCGTTCGCTCACGCGCTCGACGGCCGCGCCGGTCGACTCGGAGGTGTGGGTAAGCGCGACTAGGTCGCGGAACCGCCCGCCGCCGTCGACGTTCACCACCGCGGCGACGTCCTCCTTGTCGACCGACTCCGCGAGGTGTTCCGCGCCGAGTAGCCCCACCTCCTCGCAGCCGACGGCGACGACGCGCACGCCGCGGTCCAGTTCGTTCTCGGCCTCGCTGAGCAGGCGCGCGGCCGTGAGCACCGTCGCGACGCCGCAGCCGTTGTCCAGCGCGCCCTCCGCGATGTCGTGGCCGTCGTAGTGGGCGAGCAGCAGGAGCTCCTCGTCCGTCTCGGGGCCGAGCCGTCCCTGCACGTTCTGGCTTTGGCCGGTCGTCGTCTCGGCGTCGACGGTGAGGCGGACGCTGGCGTCGTCCTCCGCGAATTCTGTCAGCCACGCGCCGGTCTCCTTGCTCACGCCGACCGCGGGCGCCTCGGCCTCGCGGCCGAACGTGAGCGACCCAGTCGGTGGTAGCTGGCCGGGGACGTGGTTGACGAACACGAACGCCTCGGCGCCCTGGCCGATCGCGTAACCGAACTTCTCCATCCGGTGGATGAACCGGCCGCCCTCCGGCGTCGTGGTCGAGGCGACGACGACCTTCCCCTCGACGTCGAGGTCGTCGATCTCCTCGGGCGTGCCGTAGCCCGCGTCGACTAGTTCGCCCTCCACCTCGCCCGCCGGCGAGTACGGGAGCGCGACCGTCTCGAACTCCCGCTCGACCGGCCCGTGAACGCGGAGCGAGGAGTCGCCGCGCTGCCAGGCCTGCATCTCGAAGGGGTCCTGTTCGACCTCGCGGACGCCCGCGTCGCGGAACGCGTCGGCGACGACCTCGGCGGCCCGGGCCTCCCCTTCGCTCCCGCCCATCCGGCTCCCGATGGCGGTGAGGTCGGTGAGGAACTCCCCCGGCCGCTCGTCGGTCCACGTCCGCCCGATCGCGGCGTCGAATCCGTCCATGCTCCGGCGTGTGTAAGCGCGACGCAAAGTCGTTCCGACCGGCGACGACGCGCCCGCTCGGAAGCAGCAAGAACCGCCGAGGGACGCCGCTTCGCCGCCTGAAGTGCGAAGACTTACCACCTGATCCGACACTACGGACCCACGATGAGTACCGTCCCCGAACGCGAGGATATCGAGGAGGAGTACAAGTGGGATCTGGCGTCGATCTTCCCCGACGAGGAGGCCTGGGAGGAAGCCTACGACGACGTGGAAGCGCGCATCGACGACCTGCGGGAGTACGAGGGTCGGGCGACTGAAAGCGCCGAGACGCTGGCCGAACTGCTCGAGCAGTACGAGGACGTGATGCGCGACGTGTCGAAAGTCGCCGCCTACGCCCGCCTGCGCTCCGCCGAGGACACCCGGAACCAGGAGTACCAGGCGCTCGCCGCCAAGGCCGAGTCGCTGCAGTCCGACGCCTCCAGCGCGACCAGCTTCCTCGAACCCGAGCTCCAGGAGCTCGACTGGGAGGAGGTCGAGGCGCTGATGGACGAGGAGCCCGCGCTCGAGGAGTACGAGCACTACTTCGACGACGCGCTGCGGATGAAACCGCACACGCGCTCTTCCGAAGTAGAGGAGCTCCTCGCGGACCTCTCGGAGGTCACGGGCGCGCCGTCGGACATCTACGGGATGCTCTCGAACGCCGACCTCACGTTCCCCACCGTCGAGCAGCCCGACGGCGAGGAGGTAGAGATCACCCAGAGCAACTTCACGAAGCTCCAGAAACACGAGAACCGCGAGTTCCGCCGCGAGGTGTACGAGCAGTACTACGAGACGTGGGACGACTACCGCAACACGGTCGGCACCGCCCTCCAGAACAGCACGAAGAAGGACGTGAAGCTCGCCGAGGCGCGGAACTACGACACCGCCCGCGAGGCCGCCCTCGACGACACGAACGTGCCGACCGAGGTGTACGACACGCTCGTCGACACGGTCCACGACAACCTCGACTACCTCCAGCGCCACGCCGACCTGAAGCGGCAGGCCCAGGGCGTCGACGAGCTCGGGATGCACGACCTCTACACCTCGCTCACCGGCGAGGAGGGGCCCGAGATCAGCTACGAGCAGGCCAAGGAGTGGGTCGTCGAGGCGGTCGAACCGCTCGGCGAGGAGTACCAGGCCCGGATGGAGCAGGGGCTGGAGAGCCGCTGGGTCGACGTGTACGAGAACCGCGGGAAGCGCTCGGGGGCGTTCTCCTCGGGGACGTACGACACCCAGCCGTTCATCCTGATGAACTTCCAGGACGACGTGAACTCGATGTACACGCTGGCCCACGAGCTCGGCCACTCGATGCACTCCGAGCTCGCGAGCGAGGCCCAGCCCTGGCAGTACTCCAGCTACGAGATATTCGTCGCCGAGGTCGCGAGCACGGTCAACGAGACGCTGCTCACCCACTACCTGCTCGAGAACGTCGACGACGACGAGATCCGCGCCCACGCGCTGGATCAGTACCT
It encodes the following:
- a CDS encoding HVO_2523 family zinc finger protein, with the translated sequence MSDAEETTAPGRPCPHCGEPMVHRHCEYVCPQHGVVFDCADTFY
- a CDS encoding molybdopterin-dependent oxidoreductase, yielding MYRPSRERSVEAALAAVAAVAGSLLAAGNTPAFVGAGAAAVVRDTAPGFVAAVVRSLGDLAQPLLVAVTGLLLLGTYAAATVLARQYADGTAPRTAATLALAGGVTLLLTGSPVSALGAGVASAAVVVAATLSLGSDPSEDTSPARRRLLQAGAATLAALAASAVRLGGSGSSGTGSPEPPDPAAQSLLSTAETRSLSLPNADGLVSEGFYTVDIATVAPNLGGDWELTVTGEVPEERSFSLSELRSFEGERRFVTLRCVSDRLNGEKIDTALWDGVPIETVLDAADAPESCCVTLHAADDYFVSFPREALDPGLLAWGMNGRPLPRAHGAPVRTLVPGHWGETNAKWLTEIEIREEPEDGYWEQRGWEGTGEVNTVAKLHSTTVQDGTVRVGGHAYAGTRGVRAVEVSTDGGDSWTEATLSDPLPGATPLDAEEPDPDGEAVDAWRMWEHEYEATDEHEVVVRAVDGDGTVQPEEQGGAYPSGATGWVSETIAV
- a CDS encoding PAS domain-containing sensor histidine kinase — encoded protein: MARSESLGLLLDQAQDKIALLSEDGTFTYVNAAAERILGFEPDELVGENAFEFVHPDDVDDVRGTFDRAVRKNSFAEETAAYRHRCSDGDWVWLESRMSNLTDDPLDGYVVSSRDVTDRVRAEREREETAARLEEIAAVASDVLWMFDADWSELLFVNPAYEEIFGGSIEDVRGDPDAFLDAIHPEDRPAVVDAMGCLSAGNSVEMEYRVNPEAEYKRWVWVQAEPITRDGEVVRIAGFARDITDRRRRERQLVVMDNLLRHNLRNDLNVVLGKADIIEETLPEASEHTAIIRRVGKQLLQTAEKERNVIDLLTEQPGRERIEFHGTVAESVESVREHHPDCTIEVDGLEPAVVRGRPELGLAVIELLENAVQHADGEPWVRVSLRRVGAHAELTVADDHAPIPAIEADVLTGDHDMTNVYHSSGLGFWLVYWAVELSNGHVAVHSGDDGNHITVSVPLDREP
- a CDS encoding adenosylcobalamin-dependent ribonucleoside-diphosphate reductase, with the translated sequence MSTPDLGADELTLPIKRTDGDTLADRLTDNAYENILPARYLRKDADGEVVESQEELFARVAKNIALAEAVYEAERRDVEVTVTPDQLKPDHPRRDELAEEVFGKGFDAEADTETVLTEHNVNKFAYDTVVPELDDGIAGAVRETREEFETLMTDLSFMPNSPTLMNAGDELQQLSACFVDSPADDITDIHQTAKEAAEVFQSGGGMGYAFWKLRPYGDAVGSTGGIASGPITFMRTFDQMCETIAQGGARRGAQMGVMRVSHPDVIQFIHAKNKDVSLANTLRLNDPDDFTHNSFQEALEEARELIDDEGRVPEHLRNAVEGHLSNFNISVGVTDGFMEALKEGEEFTFTNPRTEEPHVATPETKELYEMFGLGEHVEVGEVLSVPAEELWEQIVEGAHENGEPGVIYLERVNKRHSFDVEEHPDHRILATNPCGEQPLEEYEACNLGHINLSTLAAQDAPDWRVWSEEHEDEYDSHEEAVSAFLDEAMNWEDFDHRIAYGTRFLENVVTMSDFPVEEIEQKVREMRKIGLGVMGLAQLYIQLGVRYGTDDADEIARQLMTHINHGSKDASHELAEERGTFADWDDSKYADPTAYPDWFEHHTGEDPQDWEDGYPVRNHNTTTIAPTGTTSMIGNTTGGCEPIYNVAYYKNVSGDVQGDEMLVEFDDYFLRALEDNGIDVQAVKEEAQEQMANNEFDGVEGLETVPNALGELFVVTGDLSAKQHASIQCAAQAGVDSAISKTVNAPNDASVDDAKEAFEYVYDNGGKGVTYYRDGTRSKQVLTTRADNTEFADEDEAAEALVEQITEVFGGLEGFLENEDVQAALDTQVEQLLAEADGEETPLGRKRPRPDVLHGVTQRIDTGYGKLYVNINEDPQTGEPFELFANIGNSGGFTASFTEALAKTISTSLRSGVDPEEVASELQGIRSPKVAWDKGEQIQSIPDAIGTAMRRYLDGEIDKGIPQQQTIDELDEESAEPSTDGGAAAESLGEPTNVDIDDAAGAADAATEDDATSDLIASGESPECPDCGSMSLYYSEGCKTCESCGWSEC
- a CDS encoding universal stress protein; the protein is MYDDVLLPVALGEAEEDPAIDRALDLADRYDATLHLVSAVDPAVFDPMTVEAQKLHELLGEEAEETVEAAAERASDRGLDVETRTGRGPAAEVVVDYAEDVDVVVMATHGREGLEHALLGSVTEKVVRQSPAPVLTVPR
- the truA gene encoding tRNA pseudouridine(38-40) synthase TruA, whose protein sequence is MRAFRLAYDGREFYGFQRQPDVSTVEGRLLATLAAAGVTDEGETPPGYAAAGRTDAGVSAIAQTIAFEAPDWCTPAALNGRLPGSVRAWAAADVSDEFHATHSASRRSYTYHLHAPDADAGHESHSDSLANQKSSISGDDAAREAAERLSGEHDFHNFTSDETGTVRDVEVGVERDGEFLVVTVSAGGFPRGFVRRLVGVLAEVAVDGQSLARIDEVLSDESLQGGRGVPRMPPEPLVLTGVEYPDVTFAVDEEAIESARGVFGQRRAGALERVRVTETILSGLE
- a CDS encoding DUF433 domain-containing protein; translation: MAERESRRVAHDLMSEPHIAGRRVSVRQVFALVEKRGVDPETVADRFDLDVADVYHALAYYHDHPREMSEVEAERDDAFETFRESIDRPEDVEPDTA
- a CDS encoding DUF5615 family PIN-like protein; its protein translation is MAEWRFLLDENVDPKVANYLEKEDLFAVHVRETVGQGADDEDDVLPYARENDLVVVTSDVKDFGAIPSEAHAGVVLLYDDTMPAYQVASALLTMVDAYPSRDAFAGREELDSWS